CGCGCAGGCCGTCGAGGAAGTACCCCACGTTGCCCGGCGGCGCGCCGCGGATGAAGAAGTACGGGAGGCCCGACACGATCGGTGTCACCCCCGGCATGATCTCGACGGCGCGAAACGGATCTCCGAAGGTGCCTGGCACCTGCCGTACCTCGGCGCGTGAGAGCGACGCCGTCCGCCCCGACTCGGCCCGCAGGCCGCGCACGTCGACCTGCTCGATCACTGGAGGAGGGGGCCCCTTCTTCGGGGGCGGAGGGGGAGGCGGCTCGGGCTCGGGCTCCGGGGGTGGCGGAGGGGGCTCCGTGAACGTGATCTCGACGCGGATCTTGGCGACGATCGGCGCGCCGTTCCGCGTCGCCGGCTCGTACACGAACGCGCGCACGGCCTTCGCGGCAACGTCGGAGAAAGGCGGCGACGGGGTGAGCGGCTCGGCCTCGCGCACCGTGCCGTCTTTGTCGACGACGACCGTGAGCACCACCGTGGCGTCGCCGTGCGCGCCCTCGGGGTACACGATGGGCGCGTCTCGAACGAGCTTCGGAGCGACGACCCCAGCGAGCGGCGTGGGCGGCGGTGGTGATGGCGGAGGCGGCTGTGCGTGCGCGACGCTCCCGGAGGCGACGAACGCGGCCACGACGAGGGGAGCGATCCCAGCTCGAACGCGCAACCGGTCGTGTGCTGCGCCTCTCGACATAACGAGAAAGTAAGATACGCATGCGCGGCGAAATCGCGAACGGAAACGATGCGTTCGGCGCGGTGGAACAGCCAGGTGGATGAGCTTCGAGGAGCGCCTCAGCCTTCGCTCGGAGGCGCGTCTTCACCGCCCGTCACGAGCGACAAGAGCTCGCCCTTCCGCACGAACCGCCGGAGCACGAGCACCGCCCAGAGAAAGTCGGCGCAGGGGCGAGCGAGGAGCACCGCGCACACGACCCACGCGGCGACACGGGTCATGCCCCACCCCGGCCCGACGAGGGCGAGCACGAGCCCGAGCGCGAGCAGCACGAGCCCGACGTAGTCGACACGCACGCGGAGCCCCGTGGTCCGCTCGATCACGATGCGTCCAGCGACCGTGGCGGAGAGCGCCGCCATCATGAACGGCGCGACCCGGAGATCGAGGCCACGCTCGACCCACACCATCACGATGCCCGCGCCCGCCGCGTACGGCCACACGCCGGCGAAGAGCCGCGGTCCCCCTCGGACGAGCGCCATGGCGATCGCGCCGCCGCTGCCCACGAGGCTCACCATCTGGAGGGCGAGCGCGAGCGAGACACCGAACGGGAGGTGAATGCCGACGGCCACGTCTTTCCCGACGACCCCCATCAGGATCATCGAGAGCCCCATCCCGGTGAGCGCCTCGCTGCTCCCGAGCGCGTCGAGCCGCATCTTGCCGGTGATGCGCTGCTCTTCGTAGGCGAGGCAGAGCGCGAGCCCCGTGACGAAGCCTAACGCCGACGCGAGCAGCGGCGACGCGTTCCAGTTGAGGCCGCAGGCGAACGTGAGGAGCGGCGCGTTCCACGCGTCGCACCAGTGATCGACGAGCTCGCCGAGCGGCGACGACGTGCCCGTCTTGCGAGCGTGCGTCCCGTCGAGGTGATCGAGCACGATGTACCCGAGGTAGCCGAGCGGCGCGACGACGGCGAGCACCCACCCGGGGAGGTCGGTCCGCGTGCTCGCGATCCCGATGAACGCCGGGAGGAGCGCGAAGAGCTGCGACACGAAGGTGACGTCGTTGGCGCGGAGCCGCGCCGGTGCCACGGCGGCGAGCGGGTTGACGAAGAGCCGATAGTAAAGAGGCTTGAGTAGTGACGCGTCCTCGCAGGAGTACGCGTACCCCGGCGGAGGCGCGGGCCTTCGTGTGGAGCCGAACGAGAAGAGGCCGAGGAGCCCCGGCGGAGGCGCAGTGTCGTCGTGGGGAGCTCGAGTTGCCACCATGAGAAAATAGCCCGTCACCGCGCGCGGCGGTCGGCGCGGGCCATCGAGGCTATCAGACCTGTGAGCCGGAACGGCAACCCGTGCTACGCAAGGGGTGCGCATGCACGCAAGGTGCGCACGGACGGGTCGCCGAGGGTGCAGGCCAACGCGTACTTCACGCTGGCCCGAACCTCGCATCGGCGACGGCACCCTAGGAGACCGTGATGAAGACCATTCTCGTTGCCCTCGACAACTCGCCCCGCGCCCCCGAGGTTCTGAAGGCCGCCATCGAGGCCGCGAACGCTGCGCCGGACGCGAAGCTCGTGCTCTTCCGCGCGGTCGGCATCCCGCCCGAAATGCCCGGCCTCATCTGGCAGACGGACGCGCCCTCGCTCATGGATCTCCTCCGCGACGCCGCCAAGAAGGACCTCGAGGCCCACGCGGCGAACGTGCCCGCGAACCTCCGCTCCGAGCACCTCGTGTCGGTCGAGATCGGCAGCCCCTGGCAGGGCATCTGCACCGCCATCGAAAAAGAGAAGGCCGACCTCCTCGTGATCGGCTCGCACGGCTACGGCGTGGTCGACCGCATCCTCGGCACCACGGCCGCCAAGGTCGTCAACAACGCCTCGTGCTCGGTGCTCGTCGTTCGCCCCGCCCGCGCCACCTGACGAGCCGCCCTCTCGAAAAGAAGAGAGCCGGAGCCCTCGGGCCACCGGCTCTTTTCTTGAGCTGTTCCGGATATTTAGCGACTCTCGGTCGTGTCCGAAGGGTCCTCGAGACCGGCGCACAGGTTCGCGAGCTCGCGGCCCACGAGGACGAAGAGGTCGTTCGACGTGACGATGCCCACGAGCGCCCCCGAGCGATCCACGATCGGGAAGCGGCGCACCCCGTGCTCGCGCACGAGGGCCGTGACCGAGGAGATGTCCGCGTCGAGCTCGACGACCATCGGATCGTAGGTGACCACCTGAGAGACCTTGGTGGTCGAGGCGTCACGCTTGTCGGCGACCACCCGGAGGGCGACGTCACGATCCGTGAGGATGCCGACGGGACGATCGCTGCGGGTCACGACCACGCACCCCACACGAAGATCCCGCATGCGCTCCGCCACCGAGAGCACGGTGTCGTCCTCGGAGGCCGTCACGACCTCGCGCCGAAAGCGCTGGAGCGACATCAGCTCATACCCCCGAGGCGGCGCCGCAGCTCCGCGATCGATTTTCCGAGGATCTCCTGCTGGTGGACGAGGAGCGCGCGGAGCGTCGTGGGCTCGTCGTTCTCCGAGACGTGGCCGAGCGCGGCGTCGTACTTCGCGAGCGCGGCGACCTCTCCGCGGAGGCACTCTTCGACGAGGAGCTTGTCGCTCCGGCCCTCGATGACCTTTCGCACGCCGACGAGCCCACGGTGCAGCGCGCCCGCGGCCGAGCCCTCGTTCTCGGGGGTGGCC
The DNA window shown above is from Myxococcales bacterium and carries:
- a CDS encoding CDP-alcohol phosphatidyltransferase family protein, which produces MVATRAPHDDTAPPPGLLGLFSFGSTRRPAPPPGYAYSCEDASLLKPLYYRLFVNPLAAVAPARLRANDVTFVSQLFALLPAFIGIASTRTDLPGWVLAVVAPLGYLGYIVLDHLDGTHARKTGTSSPLGELVDHWCDAWNAPLLTFACGLNWNASPLLASALGFVTGLALCLAYEEQRITGKMRLDALGSSEALTGMGLSMILMGVVGKDVAVGIHLPFGVSLALALQMVSLVGSGGAIAMALVRGGPRLFAGVWPYAAGAGIVMVWVERGLDLRVAPFMMAALSATVAGRIVIERTTGLRVRVDYVGLVLLALGLVLALVGPGWGMTRVAAWVVCAVLLARPCADFLWAVLVLRRFVRKGELLSLVTGGEDAPPSEG
- a CDS encoding universal stress protein, with amino-acid sequence MKTILVALDNSPRAPEVLKAAIEAANAAPDAKLVLFRAVGIPPEMPGLIWQTDAPSLMDLLRDAAKKDLEAHAANVPANLRSEHLVSVEIGSPWQGICTAIEKEKADLLVIGSHGYGVVDRILGTTAAKVVNNASCSVLVVRPARAT
- a CDS encoding CBS domain-containing protein, whose amino-acid sequence is MSLQRFRREVVTASEDDTVLSVAERMRDLRVGCVVVTRSDRPVGILTDRDVALRVVADKRDASTTKVSQVVTYDPMVVELDADISSVTALVREHGVRRFPIVDRSGALVGIVTSNDLFVLVGRELANLCAGLEDPSDTTESR
- a CDS encoding PA2169 family four-helix-bundle protein, whose product is MTADESGKSKRGEIVTALNSCIETCTDGEKGYAIAAADVRDLGLKAYFQGKAEERADFVVALQEAVAALEATPENEGSAAGALHRGLVGVRKVIEGRSDKLLVEECLRGEVAALAKYDAALGHVSENDEPTTLRALLVHQQEILGKSIAELRRRLGGMS